The Bacillus sp. F19 DNA segment CAAACGTTTGAGCGTACTTGAATACTTGATCCCGCTCAGGCTCATTAAAGATTTCATGATAGAAGCCTTTCCACTCTTTAAAAGCTTTTTCTGACAGAGCAGCGCGGTTGAACCAAGTTTTAACAGCAGAGCTGTCCACAACTTTATCATCACCGCCCTGCATGACAAGCAGCGGCAAATCAGGAAACTTCTTCACGTTTATATGCGCCTGCTCAATTGCTTTAATTAATTCACGATACCATCTTATCGACACTTTTGTCACATAAAGTGTGTCATTCTCATCTGCATCTCTCACTTCTTTGTTTCTTGTAGCTATGCTGACAGATAAGCCGGAATCAACTCTCAAGGCAGGTGCAATGATGTTTAAAGGCTTAGAAATCAGCTCCATTGCTTTGCTTGGCTTATACACGAGCCCAAGACATGGAGAAGATAAAATAACACCGTTAATATGCTGGTGCTTTTCCTGCATTGCCCGAATAACAATCAGGCCGCCCATGCTGTGGCCTAAGAGGAAAAGCGGCAGACCAAGCTTACGGGCTTCGTCCACCCATACATTAAATTCGATAATATACTCATCAAATGATAAGATATGGCCGCGTCTTCTTGTCGATGTACCCTGCCCCGGCAGATCCCCCATAATGACATGGTACCCGGAGCACTTCCACATTTCAACGAGCCAGCGGTAACGTCCGTGATGCTCTGCTGCACCATGGACAATCACAATAACACCCTTAGGATTTGAATCTTCACATTCCCATTTCCACATGATCTTGTTCACACCTTTCTTTTAAAAAATTAAGTTTTAGTTTGCTATAATAACGATGCATACATCTTACCTATATAAAGGAGATTGAAACTTATGATATACCCTTATAAAGAAAGCTTTCCGCAAATTTCAAATTCGGCATTCATCGCAAACTCCGCTGTAGTTACCGGTGACGTCATAATAGGTGATGAATCAAGCATTTGGTTTCATACGGTGATAAGAGGCGATGTTTCGCCGACAATTATAGGCAGCAGGGTTAATATACAGGATCAGTGCTGCCTCCATCAAAGCCCTGATGCGCCTCTAATTATTGAAGATGAGGTGACAGTCGGCCATCAGGTTATTTTACATAGTTCGATCATTAGAAAGCAATCATTGATCGGGATGGGTTCCATTATACTCGATGGGGCCGAAATAGGCGAAGGTGCTTTCATTGGGGCCGGCAGCTTAGTCCCTCAGGGAAAAAAGATTCCCCCAAATACACTTGCATTCGGCAGACCTGCAAAAGTAGTCCGCGAATTAAATGAGGAAGATCGAATAGACATGGAACGCATTCGCCGCGAGTATGCTGAAAAAGGTCAATATTATAAAAAGATCCAGGAAGACCAAGAATAAAATTTTCTCTCTCTTCATATAAGTTAACACCGGGAAAAGGGTGATTTCACCTTGCTGACTTTCCGTGAAATTGCTCTCTTCTGCGGTTTCACGGATTTTTTTTACCTTTCTTCGGCTGCAGATTCACCCCATGATTTCCCGCTTCATTTTGTAAATTATTTACTTGTAAATTTTACAATTCCTTATTATTTGCTAAATATTTTTGTTTTACAATGTGGTTAAACAGTGTTGAAAAGGAGCATCCGATTGATGACCAAACTAATGGAAAACATGTACGATTTCGAATGCAGATTGTTCCGCAGTGTAAACCGTCATTTCGACCGGAAATTTATGAATTGCTTTTTCAGAAGCATTACACATGCAGGCGGAGCTACCTTCACGATTTCAATTTGCCTTCTGCTTATTCTAATGACAGGCGGCGAAACACGCATGGCGGCAATCGCAAGTGCCGCAGCCTTACTCATCAGCCATCTGCCGGTAGCATTTGTCAAAAAACGCTATCCGAGAAAACGCCCTTATCTTGCTTTATTGGAAACAAAGGTTACGGCTAATCCGTTAGAAGATCATTCTTTTCCATCAGGACACACAACAGCCATTTTTTCAGTCATTATTCCATTTATATTAATCCTTCCACAGACAGCCATCCTGCTTCTTCCGCTCGGAATCAGCATTGGGGTGTCTAGAATGTATCTCGGCCTGCACTATCCCTCTGATGTACTGGCGGGATGTTTACTCGGCACTACCGGAGGCATGACTTGTTTTCTTCTTATAAATAAATATTTCGGAGCTTCTCTAATTCTCTAATTTCCGTTTCTGAACTTGAAATAAACTCAGGCTGCTGTAACTGATTTATGGAGGGATAAGATGAAAATTGCGATATTCACAGACACATTTGCACCGGATGTAAATGGTGTTGCGAGAACGTTAAAACGTCTTACCGATTATTTAGAAAGCAAAGGCCATGAATATAAAGTTTTTGCCCCCGAAAGCACAAAAGAATCTCTTTTTTCAAGTCATATTCACAGGTTTGCGAGCTCTTCTTTTTATTTATATCCAGAGTGCAGACTTGCTTGGCCGAACATGCTGCAAGTAAAGTCAGAGCTCATCAGATTTAAGCCTGATATTATTCATGTGGCCACTCCTTTTAACATTGGTCTATGCGGACTGCATTATGCCAAAAAATTAAATATCCCCATAGTCGGTTCTTATCATACTGACTTTGATCAATATTTACAGTTTTATGATCTGCACTTGTTCTCAAAGCTCTTGTGGAAATATATGCTTTGGTTCCACAGGCCTTTACAGAAAATCTTTGTCCCCTCCGAAGAAACCAAACAGCAGGTTCTAAATCAGGGATTTGAAAATGTTCATATCTGGTCAAGAGGCGTAGACTGCCAATTGTTTCATCCCAACTATTTGCGCAAAGAAATCATCCAGGAATATCAAATAAAAGAAAAATTCATTTTATCTTATGTCGGCAGACTTGCCCCGGAAAAAGATGTTGAGACATTAATGAAGATCTCTCATCAGCTACCTGAACACTTAAGAAGCAAAGTGCACTTTTTAATTGTGGGAGACGGACCTTCTAAAGAAGAAATGATGAAAGAATCACCGGATAATATGACCTTTGCAGGCTATGCAAGCGGTGAAAAGCTGGCGAAAATATATTCAGGTTCAGATCTCTTCATATTTCCCTCACCGACTGAAACCTTTGGAAACGTTGTTCTTGAATCACTTGCTGCCGGAACTCCTGTTATAGGGGCAAATTCCGGCGGGGTTAAAAATATTATTCAGCAAGGAAAAACCGGCTATTTATGTGAAACAGGATCGGCTGCCGAGTTTATAAGTGCCATTGACACCCTTTTGCAAAATGATGCCTTGAGGTATCAAATGGGAATGAGTGCCCGTGCTTATGCCCTCAGCCAAACTTGGGACAGCATTTTTGAAGGTTTACTGAATGCCTACAGCGAGGTACTGGATCAGCGTGAATTCATTCGTTATGCATAAGATAACCGCCCCATTCACGCAAGTAATTCAATCAGACTTAAACAATTTTGCAAGTAAAAAAGCTTGCAAAGACGTCTCTGCAAGCTGCCTCTTCGCGCAAGAGGCTTT contains these protein-coding regions:
- a CDS encoding alpha/beta hydrolase, translating into MWKWECEDSNPKGVIVIVHGAAEHHGRYRWLVEMWKCSGYHVIMGDLPGQGTSTRRRGHILSFDEYIIEFNVWVDEARKLGLPLFLLGHSMGGLIVIRAMQEKHQHINGVILSSPCLGLVYKPSKAMELISKPLNIIAPALRVDSGLSVSIATRNKEVRDADENDTLYVTKVSIRWYRELIKAIEQAHINVKKFPDLPLLVMQGGDDKVVDSSAVKTWFNRAALSEKAFKEWKGFYHEIFNEPERDQVFKYAQTFVDAHLES
- a CDS encoding gamma carbonic anhydrase family protein codes for the protein MIYPYKESFPQISNSAFIANSAVVTGDVIIGDESSIWFHTVIRGDVSPTIIGSRVNIQDQCCLHQSPDAPLIIEDEVTVGHQVILHSSIIRKQSLIGMGSIILDGAEIGEGAFIGAGSLVPQGKKIPPNTLAFGRPAKVVRELNEEDRIDMERIRREYAEKGQYYKKIQEDQE
- a CDS encoding phosphatase PAP2 family protein, with protein sequence MTKLMENMYDFECRLFRSVNRHFDRKFMNCFFRSITHAGGATFTISICLLLILMTGGETRMAAIASAAALLISHLPVAFVKKRYPRKRPYLALLETKVTANPLEDHSFPSGHTTAIFSVIIPFILILPQTAILLLPLGISIGVSRMYLGLHYPSDVLAGCLLGTTGGMTCFLLINKYFGASLIL
- a CDS encoding glycosyltransferase family 1 protein, with product MKIAIFTDTFAPDVNGVARTLKRLTDYLESKGHEYKVFAPESTKESLFSSHIHRFASSSFYLYPECRLAWPNMLQVKSELIRFKPDIIHVATPFNIGLCGLHYAKKLNIPIVGSYHTDFDQYLQFYDLHLFSKLLWKYMLWFHRPLQKIFVPSEETKQQVLNQGFENVHIWSRGVDCQLFHPNYLRKEIIQEYQIKEKFILSYVGRLAPEKDVETLMKISHQLPEHLRSKVHFLIVGDGPSKEEMMKESPDNMTFAGYASGEKLAKIYSGSDLFIFPSPTETFGNVVLESLAAGTPVIGANSGGVKNIIQQGKTGYLCETGSAAEFISAIDTLLQNDALRYQMGMSARAYALSQTWDSIFEGLLNAYSEVLDQREFIRYA